CAATTTGTGAGGGCCGTTCTCTCTATATAAGAAATCGTTGATTAAGAATATATAGTGAATTCTTGGACAACTGCGTAGATTTATGGAATGACTTACTATATCTTTTTTTGCATAGAATTTGTTTTGCATAGAAAAAAGAAggggaatattgatatatattagAGGGTATTGATATATATTATGATCTGATGTGCTTTCTTGGTATCCTAAATATCAAATTAATAGTTCAAGTTGCTGAGTTGAGAAAGAGATGGTTGAATCAAAAGAATTCCTTTTTTGAAGTTCAATTTTTATCAGAGGACAATATGAAtattataccttgttccattaaaacaCTCAAGGGGTTATACGATATATCGGGTGTAGAAGTAGGCCAACACTTCTATTGGCAAATAGGAGGTTTTCAAATTCATGCCCAGGTACTCATCACTTCTTGGGTCGTAATTACTATCTTGCTAGGTTCAGTTGTCATAGCTGTTCGGAATCCACAAACCATCCCGACCGACGGGcagaatttttttgaatatgtCCTTGAGTTTATTCGAGACTTGAGCAAAACTCAGATTGGAGAAGAATATGGTCCCTGGGTTCCCTTTATTGGAACtatgttcctttttatttttgtttcaaatTGGTCGGGTGCTCTTTTACCTTGGAAAATTATAGAGTTACCCCATGGGGAATTAGCAGCGCCCACGAATGATATAAATACTACTGTTGCTTTAGCTTTACTCACGTCAGCGGCATATTTTTATGCTGGTCTTAGCAAAAAAGGATTGAGCTATTTCGAGAAATATATTAAACCAACCCCAATCCTTTTACCAATTAACATCCTAGAAGATTTCACAAAACCATTATCGCTTAGCTTTCGACTTTTCGGGAATATATTGGCGGATGAAttagtcgttgttgttcttgtttctttAGTCCCCTTAGTAATCCCTATACCGGTCATGTTTCTTGGATTATTTACAAGCGGTATTCAAGCTCTTATTTTTGCAACATTAGCCGCAGCCTATATAGGTGAATCCATGGAGGGTCATCATTGAATTGACTAGTTTTGGAATATAGTATTTTTTTTTTCAGCTTAGctcaattcatgcatgttccAGATAATCTGCTTGGTTGCAATAGTTAGAAATGCGTATGAATATATAGCCTAGAGTTGTAGGAGAGAGAATAGAATAGACTATATTATGGAATTTTCAAAGTATATATGCATTAAGGAGGGTGGAGTCAGGCTAGATCTATACTATAATAAATATCCTTAATATCTATAAGTGGAGTCCTCTTTTATGCGGGTTTCCACTTTAAGCAATGATTTTAGAATCCGATTCAATAGAAAATGAGAAAATATGCAAACAAAATAGAAGAAACAAATGTATATAGGATATTGATATTATATTATATATTCCTAGGTTAGATTCATTATCTAATCCGATATATGGATATAGAATTCCCTTCTATGTAGTTCGGACAATTCACATTTCAATTTGATTTCAATTTGTACTTTTTAGTTACTTACTTCTCCCCAATAGAGCTTAGAAGTAAGAATTTTTTGGTTGATTGTATCCTTAaccatttctttttttttgacacgaggaACTACTCACCATGAATCCACTaattgctgctgcttctgttatTGCTGCTGGATTGGCCGTAGGGCTTGCTTCTATTGGACCTGGAGTTGGTCAAGGTACTGCTGCAGGACAAGCTGTAGAAGGTATTGCGAGACAGCCAGAAGCAGAAGGTAAAATACGAGGTACTTTATTGCTTAGTCTAGCTTTTATGGAAGCTTTAACAATTTATGGACTAGTTGTGGCACTAGCGCTTTTATTTGCGAACCCTTTTGTTTAATCCTAAAAAAAAAAGTTCTTTCGATTTCGATTAgatacttttttctttttttagtaaATTGGTATTTGCTTCCGCAATTCCAATTATATCAATACTTTATTTAATTTACTCCTATTTATTACTCCTGGAATTATCTATTTATCGGGACAGATAATACCGCATTCTAGGAAGGGCTGAGTTGAGTATGATTAATTTAGAAGATATGCTCGCCTTCTTATTTCCCGTCCTTAGTTTAGGAAAGTGGaaagttttttccttttattttaggaATTTTGGGAACGGAACATTTCAACAAAGGAAGCCTTTCACCGGTCAAACAAGACCTAAGACTTAATCTAAAAGAAATTACTAGATTGAATCTATTTGCATTAAAAAAACCGATCAAAAAAGGGCGAGCGAAGTAAGTGATCGAAAAACTTTGTTCTTTGTTCGTCCTATCTATAAGAGGAGAGCATATGAAAAATGTAACCCATTCTTTCGTTTTTTTAGCTCACTGGCCATCCGCTGGCAGTTTCGGGCTTAATACCGATATTTTAGCAACAAATCTAATAAATCTAACTGTAGTGGTtggtgttttgattttttttggaaagggAGTGTGTGCGAGTTGTCTATTTCAAGAATAGATTGGATCTATCCGGCTGCACTTTAGAATATTTTTTAGTATTTTTCGGATAAATAAGAAAAGGGTGCACGATCTCGACGAATTACTTCTGAATAAATTCAGAAATCATATGGAAGAACCATAGCATTTCGCGACTCATTGGTAAATCAATTTTGATTCTCTATAAACCAAGAATGTGAGACCATTAACACGGTTAAAGCTAAACTGCTTGAAGTCCAGGCAAAAAGAGGTACTCTTTCTACAACTATATTAGTATTAGTACCGAATTTAAACGGGAAATAGCTAATGTAAAATTTATCTGATATAGAACACTCATATCGATAAAATGGTTTGAACTATTtactagaaaaaaaaagaaggggcaCCCTGCCCTTTTTTAACCAATGCCGAATCGACGACCTATGTATAAAAAAGAGAAATTTTTtggatttgaagaaaaaaaaaaaagaattctattaattttcattttCCATTTATTTAGTTAGTTTTTCTTAATGAAATTGAAATTATTAACTAAAGggcaaatataaataaagaaacaactttgctgaccatgatatatttttatctaggcGGAAGAGTCCTCTTAATATTTATCTAGTCTTATATAGGTTTCGGTATATTGAAATATAAACATAAAAAATAAGATAGAGGATAGGCTCATTACTTATACTTAAAAAAAGATATGGAAATTGctatagcaaaaaaagaaaaaaaggagcgtGAGAGCCAAATGAATCGAAAGATTCATGTTTGGTTCGGGAAGAGATCATAAAAGTTGTAAACTTACAAAATAATCTACTTTCATTAAAAGATTTATTAGATAATCGAAAACAGAGGATCTTGAGTACTATTCGAAATTCAGAAGAATTGCGTAGAGGGACCATTGAGCAACTCGAAAAAGCTCGGATTCGATTACAGAAAGTCGAACTAGAAGCGGATGAGTATCGAATGAATGGATACTCTGAGATAGAACGAGAAAAAGCAAATTTGATTAATGCTACTTCTATTAGTTTGGAACAATTAGAAAAGTCTAAAAACGAAACCCTTTATTTTGaaaaacaaagggcaatgaatCAGGTCCGACAGCGGGTTTTCCAACAGGCCGTACAAGGAGCTCTAGGAACTCTGAATAGTTGTTTGAATACCGAGTTACATTTCCGTACGATTCGTGCTAATATTGGCATTCTCGGGTCCCTGGAATGGAAGagataattaaattaattaggcCTTGAACTTCTACTTTCGTTTAGAATTTAGGCATTATTTTTCCCCTTGCTTTCGAAAAAAGAGTCAAGAAACACTAATGGCAACCCTTCGAGTCGACGAAATTCATAAAATTCTCCGCGAACGTATTGAACAATATAATAGGAAAGTAGGGATTGAGAATATAGGTCGCGTAGTTCAAGTGGGGGATGGGATTGCTCGTATTATAGGTCTTGGTGAAATAATGTCGGGTGAATTAGTCCAATTTGCAGAAGGTACTAGGGGTATTGCTCTGAATTTGGAATCCAAAAATGTTGGGATTGTATTAATGGGCGATGGGTTGATGATACAAGAGGGCAGTTTTGTAAAAGCAACAGGAAGAATTGCTCAGATACCCGTGAGTGAGGCTTACTTGGGTCGTGTTGTAAATGCTCTGGCTAAACCTATTGATGGGAAAGGCGAAATTATAGCTTCCGAATCTCGCTTAATTGAATCTCCTGCTCCAAGTATAATTTCCAGGCGTTCCGTATACGAACCTCTTCAAACAGGGCTTATTGCTATCGATTCGATGATTCCTATAGGGCGCGGTCAGCGAGAGTTAATTATTGGGGACAGACAGACTGGCAAAACAGCAGTAGCTACAGATACAATTCTCAATCAAAAAGGGCaaggtgtaatatgtgtttatgtAGCTATCGGTCAAAGAGCATCCTCCGTAGCTCAAGTAGTAACTACTTTCCATGAGGAGGGGGCCATGGAATACACTATTGTAGTAGCTGAAATGGCGGATTCACCTGCTACATTACAATACCTCGCTCCTTATACGGGAGCAGCCCTGGCTGAGTATTTTATGTACCGCGAACGGCATACTTTAATAATTTATGATGATCTCTCCAAACAGGCACAAGCTTATCGCCAAATGTCCCTTCTATTAAGAAGACCTCCCGGCCGTGAGGCTTATCCAGGGGATGTTTTTTATTTGCATTCACGCCTTTTAGAAAGAGCCGCTAAATTAAATTCTCTTTTAGGCGAAGGAAGTATGACCGCTTTACCAATAGTTGAGACTCAATCTGGAGACGTTTCCGCCTATATTCCTACTAATGTAATCTCCATTACAGATGGACAAATATTCTTATCGGCGGATCTATTCAATGCCGGAATTCGACCCGCTATTAATGTGGGTATTTCTGTTTCCAGAGTAGGATCCGCGGCTCAAATTAAAGCCATGAAACAAGTAGCTGGCAAATCAAAATTGGAACTAGCTCAATTCGCAGAGTTACAAGCCTTTGCACAATTCGCCTCTGCTCTCGATAAAACAAGTCAGAATCAATTGGCAAGGGGTCGACGATTAAGGGAATTGCTTAAACAATCCCAGGCAAATCCTCTCCCAGTGGAAGAGCAGATAGCTACTATTTATACCGGAACAAGAGGATATCTTGATTCGTTAGAAATCGAACAGGTAAATAAATTTCTGGATGAGTTACGTAAACACCTAAAAGATACTAAACCTCAATTCCAAGAAATTATATCTTCTAGCAAGACATTCACCGAGCAAGCGGAAATCCTTTTGAAGGAAGCTATTCAGGAACAGCTGGAACGGTTTTCCCTTCAGTAACAAATAAATTTGGCATATCTACTCTTGTTATTTTGCATGTCTACTCTTGTTATTTGAATCATGCAaaaaagttttctttgtttttagttTAGTATAGTTATTTAAAGAATAGATAGAAATAAGATTGCGTCCAATAGGATTTGAACCTATACCAAAGGTTTAGAAGACCTCTGTCCTATCCATTAGACAATGGACGCTTTTCTTTCgtattttattctttcttttattctttcttttatttgttgtcttcttccgagAAAAAACTGTTAGACCAAAACTCTTTTAGGAAATCAAAAAATCCAGATACAAATGGATGATGTATATATCATGCATATATCATTAAAGAAGGAGTATGGGGCCGGTAGTGGGAATCGAACCCGCAACCCCAAGGTTATGAGACTTATGAGCTACCAAACTGCTCTATACTCTTAAACTAAAGAGGGGTAACTAGTGGATAAAAGAGGGTTCGATACGTCCCTCTACCATATCTATACAAATAGAATAGTCCATTTATACAGAATGGTAAAGAGGGCTCCTCTATGATTATCAATTCCAGAAATCCATACAAATACGAAAGGGTATTTTATCCTTACCAACTGGATCTTGTTGCACCCGGTAATAAACATTCATAAACCATTTCTCGAAGTACGTGTCCGGATAGCCCAAAATGTCGATAGTTAGCTCTAGGTCTTCCGGTCAAAAAACAACGTCGATGAAGGCGTGTAGGTGCACTATTACGCGGTAGGGATTGcaatttttctcgcattttcgttttTTCACTCAAACTCAAGGGAGAAACTTTGCTTCTTATCTTTTTTTTTAAAGATTGACgaatcaaatgatatttctgttctAATTTCTGCCGCTTCTTCTCCCTCTGAATCAAACTCTTTTTTGCCATAATGTGCCGTTGCTATTATTATCAAGTATACGGTTCTAATCCTAGatggaaaaataaatagaaaaagaaatttaAGAAGGCGGATCCTCCCTCTCTATCAAGAGTAATGAACTAGGTGCTGATACAGTACAAAAAAACAAACTAAATTAACCAAACTTGCCTGATGTTGAGGCAATCAAGAAAGCTGCATAAGTGAATATATAACCCACGGAAAAGTGAGCTAATCCAACCAATCTTGCTTGCACAATGGAAAGAGCCACAGGCTTATCTCTCCAGCGAATTAAATTAGCTAAAGGTGTGCGTTCATGAGCCCATGCT
This portion of the Hordeum vulgare subsp. vulgare unplaced genomic scaffold, MorexV3_pseudomolecules_assembly, whole genome shotgun sequence genome encodes:
- the LOC123421233 gene encoding ATP synthase subunit alpha, chloroplastic codes for the protein MATLRVDEIHKILRERIEQYNRKVGIENIGRVVQVGDGIARIIGLGEIMSGELVQFAEGTRGIALNLESKNVGIVLMGDGLMIQEGSFVKATGRIAQIPVSEAYLGRVVNALAKPIDGKGEIIASESRLIESPAPSIISRRSVYEPLQTGLIAIDSMIPIGRGQRELIIGDRQTGKTAVATDTILNQKGQGVICVYVAIGQRASSVAQVVTTFHEEGAMEYTIVVAEMADSPATLQYLAPYTGAALAEYFMYRERHTLIIYDDLSKQAQAYRQMSLLLRRPPGREAYPGDVFYLHSRLLERAAKLNSLLGEGSMTALPIVETQSGDVSAYIPTNVISITDGQIFLSADLFNAGIRPAINVGISVSRVGSAAQIKAMKQVAGKSKLELAQFAELQAFAQFASALDKTSQNQLARGRRLRELLKQSQANPLPVEEQIATIYTGTRGYLDSLEIEQVNKFLDELRKHLKDTKPQFQEIISSSKTFTEQAEILLKEAIQEQLERFSLQ
- the LOC123421237 gene encoding ATP synthase subunit a, chloroplastic, coding for MCFLGILNIKLIVQVAELRKRWLNQKNSFFEVQFLSEDNMNIIPCSIKTLKGLYDISGVEVGQHFYWQIGGFQIHAQVLITSWVVITILLGSVVIAVRNPQTIPTDGQNFFEYVLEFIRDLSKTQIGEEYGPWVPFIGTMFLFIFVSNWSGALLPWKIIELPHGELAAPTNDINTTVALALLTSAAYFYAGLSKKGLSYFEKYIKPTPILLPINILEDFTKPLSLSFRLFGNILADELVVVVLVSLVPLVIPIPVMFLGLFTSGIQALIFATLAAAYIGESMEGHH